Proteins from one Pseudodesulfovibrio sp. JC047 genomic window:
- the kdsA gene encoding 3-deoxy-8-phosphooctulonate synthase, translating to MVNLYQTSRSGPFILAGPCAIESREIVLRTAGTLAELAAKLDLPLVFKSSFDKANRTSVTSFRGPGMEKGLEILAEVKKITGLPVVTDIHHPEQAAPVAEVADVIQIPAFLCRQTDLLVAAAKTGRVINIKKGQFLAPWDMKNAVEKVRASGNEQVWLTERGSTYGYNNLVVDMRSIPQMQSFGVPVVMDATHSVQLPGGLGGMSGGQREYVAILASAAVSAGANGVFMEVHPDPDNALCDGPNSLHLSTVEKLLVRLKALWELNREG from the coding sequence ATGGTCAATTTGTACCAAACCAGCCGGTCCGGCCCGTTTATTCTGGCCGGACCCTGCGCTATCGAAAGCCGGGAAATTGTGCTCCGAACTGCGGGTACATTAGCGGAATTGGCAGCAAAACTGGATCTTCCACTCGTCTTCAAAAGTTCTTTTGATAAGGCGAACCGGACGTCCGTGACAAGTTTTCGCGGTCCAGGCATGGAAAAAGGGTTGGAAATACTCGCAGAGGTCAAGAAAATCACAGGCTTGCCTGTGGTGACTGACATCCATCATCCAGAGCAGGCCGCGCCTGTTGCCGAAGTCGCTGATGTCATTCAAATTCCGGCTTTTTTATGTCGTCAAACCGATTTGCTTGTTGCTGCCGCAAAAACCGGCAGGGTCATCAATATCAAGAAGGGGCAGTTCCTGGCCCCGTGGGACATGAAAAATGCGGTGGAAAAGGTCCGCGCTTCAGGCAACGAACAGGTTTGGTTAACGGAACGTGGGTCCACATACGGGTATAACAATCTGGTGGTGGATATGCGATCCATTCCGCAGATGCAGAGCTTTGGAGTTCCTGTGGTCATGGATGCCACTCATTCGGTGCAATTGCCCGGTGGGTTGGGCGGAATGTCTGGTGGACAGCGTGAGTATGTCGCGATTCTCGCTTCGGCTGCGGTTTCGGCCGGGGCCAATGGCGTGTTCATGGAAGTGCATCCCGATCCGGATAATGCGTTATGTGATGGGCCGAACAGCCTGCATCTCAGCACTGTTGAAAAACTTTTAGTGCGTTTGAAAGCCTTGTGGGAGTTGAACCGTGAAGGATAG
- a CDS encoding CTP synthase, which produces MKTKFIFITGGVLSSLGKGLSAASIGALLQARGLKATIQKLDPYINVDPGTMNPFQHGEVYVTDDGAETDLDLGHYERYLGTALSQQNNYTSGSIYNSVIQKERRGDYLGGTVQVIPHITDAIKEAVINLPNGEDVVLIEIGGTVGDIEGQPFLEAIRQLKNDLGKENVLYIHLTLVPYLKAAGELKTKPTQHSVKELRSIGIQPDIIICRSEEKLENNLKRKIALFCDVDEDAVFTSEDVKSIYEVPLHFYEQGVDQKIAILLKLPARNAELSPWVNLVHTLYNPKGSVKIGIIGKYVDLTEAYKSLHEALIHGGVGNEVAVELEYVNSEKVNAKNVEKKLQGLDGILVPGGFGARGVEGKILAIQYARENKVPFFGICLGMQCACIEFARNVIGLEDANSEEFDSKTPNNIIYLMKEWYDFRTKKTETRCEDSEKGGTMRLGSYPCKLKKDTVAYAAYKTEKINERHRHRFEYNNAFIPQFEEHGMVLSGTAPDESLMEIVELPDHPWFLGCQFHPEFKSNPMNPHPLFRDFIKAAKDEKGKK; this is translated from the coding sequence ATGAAAACCAAATTCATATTTATTACCGGCGGTGTTCTCTCATCTCTGGGCAAGGGACTTTCCGCCGCATCTATTGGCGCGCTTCTCCAGGCACGTGGTTTGAAGGCGACAATTCAGAAGCTCGATCCATATATTAATGTTGATCCTGGAACGATGAATCCTTTTCAGCACGGTGAAGTGTACGTCACGGATGACGGCGCGGAAACCGATCTCGATCTCGGCCACTATGAGCGGTATCTCGGTACCGCATTGAGCCAGCAGAATAACTACACCTCAGGTTCAATCTATAATTCCGTTATTCAGAAAGAACGTCGTGGCGACTACCTTGGCGGCACGGTACAGGTCATCCCTCACATTACGGATGCGATTAAGGAAGCGGTTATCAACCTGCCCAACGGCGAGGATGTCGTTCTCATCGAGATCGGTGGAACCGTCGGTGATATCGAAGGGCAACCTTTCCTTGAGGCTATCCGCCAACTCAAGAACGATTTGGGTAAGGAAAATGTCCTGTATATCCATCTGACCTTGGTCCCGTATTTGAAAGCCGCTGGCGAACTGAAAACCAAGCCCACGCAGCATTCGGTCAAGGAATTGCGGAGTATCGGTATTCAGCCGGATATCATCATCTGTCGTTCGGAAGAAAAACTCGAAAACAATTTGAAACGCAAAATCGCGTTGTTCTGTGATGTTGACGAAGACGCTGTTTTTACGAGTGAAGACGTCAAATCCATTTACGAAGTGCCGCTGCATTTTTATGAACAGGGCGTTGACCAGAAAATTGCTATTTTGTTGAAGTTACCTGCACGTAATGCTGAATTGTCTCCGTGGGTGAATCTTGTCCACACCCTGTACAATCCCAAAGGCTCGGTAAAGATTGGTATTATTGGTAAATATGTCGATTTGACAGAAGCATACAAGAGCCTGCATGAAGCGTTGATCCACGGTGGTGTTGGCAATGAGGTCGCCGTTGAACTGGAGTACGTGAATTCTGAAAAAGTGAATGCCAAGAATGTCGAGAAAAAACTGCAAGGCCTGGATGGTATCCTGGTTCCTGGTGGTTTTGGTGCTCGTGGAGTGGAAGGAAAGATTCTCGCCATTCAGTATGCTCGTGAAAACAAGGTGCCTTTCTTTGGAATTTGCCTCGGCATGCAGTGCGCCTGTATCGAGTTCGCCAGAAATGTTATCGGTCTGGAAGATGCCAACTCCGAAGAGTTTGATTCCAAGACGCCGAACAATATCATTTATCTGATGAAAGAATGGTATGATTTCCGGACCAAGAAAACGGAAACTCGGTGTGAAGATTCTGAAAAAGGCGGCACCATGCGTCTTGGTTCTTATCCGTGTAAATTGAAAAAAGACACGGTTGCGTATGCTGCGTATAAAACTGAAAAAATTAATGAACGCCACCGGCATCGTTTTGAATACAACAATGCATTCATCCCGCAGTTTGAAGAGCACGGTATGGTTCTGTCCGGGACAGCACCGGATGAATCGCTCATGGAAATTGTGGAACTTCCGGATCATCCGTGGTTTTTGGGGTGTCAGTTCCATCCGGAATTTAAGTCCAATCCCATGAATCCGCATCCGTTGTTCCGTGATTTTATCAAAGCAGCCAAGGATGAGAAGGGCAAAAAATAA
- a CDS encoding phosphoribosylformylglycinamidine synthase subunit PurQ gives MARVNALVITGYGTNCEKESAYALKQAGAATADIAYFSDLAAGHVRMDKYNYLLCPGGFLDGDDLGAAQAAALRWRWSNDADGKPVLNQLKSFFDNGGIILGICNGFQLLCKLGLLPALGGKYFERQVSLSYNDSGRFEDRWVRLKTNQASPCVFTKGIDMIDVPIRHGEGKIIPMDEPTFQALQAENLIAVQYVHPETGEPTQEYPYNPNGSPLGIAGLTDPSGRILGLMPHPEAYNHVTNHPSWTRGTDPNMPLGLAMLEAGVKYLADQ, from the coding sequence ATGGCGCGCGTCAATGCACTTGTCATCACAGGATACGGTACCAACTGCGAAAAGGAATCCGCTTATGCGCTCAAGCAGGCGGGAGCAGCGACTGCCGATATCGCCTATTTTTCCGACCTTGCCGCAGGCCATGTGCGCATGGATAAATACAATTATTTGTTGTGCCCCGGTGGTTTTCTCGACGGAGACGACCTGGGTGCCGCACAGGCTGCCGCACTTCGCTGGCGTTGGTCAAATGATGCGGACGGCAAACCGGTTTTAAACCAGCTCAAAAGTTTTTTTGACAACGGCGGTATCATACTCGGTATTTGCAACGGTTTTCAACTTTTGTGCAAATTGGGATTGCTTCCGGCTCTCGGTGGCAAATATTTCGAACGACAGGTCTCTCTTTCCTATAATGACTCAGGTCGATTCGAAGATCGTTGGGTCCGACTCAAAACGAATCAGGCATCCCCATGTGTCTTTACCAAGGGGATAGACATGATCGACGTCCCGATTCGTCACGGTGAAGGAAAAATCATCCCCATGGATGAACCGACCTTTCAGGCGTTGCAGGCAGAAAACCTGATCGCCGTGCAATACGTTCATCCCGAAACTGGCGAACCGACCCAGGAATATCCGTATAATCCGAATGGCTCACCACTCGGCATTGCGGGTCTCACCGATCCGTCAGGACGCATCCTGGGTCTCATGCCGCACCCGGAAGCATACAATCACGTCACCAACCATCCGTCATGGACTCGGGGTACTGACCCGAACATGCCGCTTGGTCTGGCCATGTTGGAAGCTGGTGTTAAATATCTGGCCGACCAATAG
- a CDS encoding nucleoside deaminase: MSQRIPPEPPTGIRWRSLMDVAFQEACKAAHMGETPIGAALFDMDGTLIASAHNQPISRLDPTGHAEVLCLRKAAQKKQNYRLTNTIMAVTLEPCLMCTGALIHARVQGVIFAAFDTRAGALVSNLNGCALPFTNHSLWTVHGVMEEECSTLLKRFFLERRK; encoded by the coding sequence ATGTCACAACGAATTCCTCCTGAACCACCGACCGGCATACGCTGGCGTTCGCTTATGGACGTGGCGTTTCAGGAGGCGTGCAAGGCCGCCCATATGGGGGAAACGCCCATTGGCGCGGCCTTGTTTGACATGGATGGGACGCTCATTGCGAGTGCGCACAACCAGCCCATTTCCCGCCTCGATCCCACCGGACACGCCGAAGTGTTGTGCCTTCGCAAGGCCGCGCAAAAGAAACAGAATTATCGCCTGACGAACACCATCATGGCCGTCACGCTTGAACCCTGCCTGATGTGTACCGGCGCACTGATTCACGCCCGTGTGCAAGGGGTTATTTTTGCCGCATTCGACACACGGGCCGGTGCGCTGGTTTCAAATCTGAATGGCTGCGCCCTGCCCTTCACGAATCATTCGCTGTGGACCGTTCACGGCGTCATGGAAGAAGAGTGCAGCACCCTCCTCAAACGATTTTTCCTTGAACGTCGAAAATAG
- a CDS encoding NifB/NifX family molybdenum-iron cluster-binding protein, translating to MKIALPTRDGRIDDHFGHCDHYTIMTLDDDKNIIQKERMDSPEGCGCKSDIAPILASKGVQVMLAGNMGQGAVNVLQANKIEVIRSCSGPIERVVQQWLAGEIKDELIVCTHHDCGNHA from the coding sequence ATGAAGATAGCACTTCCGACCCGAGACGGGCGTATTGACGATCATTTTGGTCATTGTGACCATTACACTATTATGACGTTGGATGATGATAAAAACATTATCCAGAAAGAGCGCATGGATTCGCCGGAGGGATGCGGTTGCAAATCCGACATCGCCCCGATTCTGGCCTCAAAAGGCGTACAAGTCATGCTTGCAGGCAATATGGGCCAAGGCGCGGTTAATGTGCTTCAGGCGAATAAAATTGAAGTCATTCGAAGCTGTTCCGGCCCGATCGAGCGCGTTGTCCAGCAATGGCTGGCCGGAGAAATCAAGGATGAACTCATTGTTTGTACGCACCACGATTGCGGCAATCACGCATAA